From Streptomyces zhihengii, the proteins below share one genomic window:
- a CDS encoding recombinase-like helix-turn-helix domain-containing protein translates to MTDPVNGAWPYLDVHQSRTHEPTPYEYKLAATLEEVFTHEGHELADVVRGLNARQVHAADGAPWTEESFRAEMNRLGA, encoded by the coding sequence GTGACCGACCCCGTGAACGGCGCCTGGCCGTACCTGGACGTCCACCAGTCCCGTACGCACGAGCCCACGCCGTACGAGTACAAGCTCGCCGCCACCCTGGAGGAGGTCTTCACCCACGAGGGCCACGAGCTCGCCGACGTGGTGCGCGGCCTCAACGCCCGCCAGGTGCACGCCGCCGACGGCGCCCCCTGGACCGAGGAGTCCTTCCGCGCCGAGATGAACCGACTGGGAGCCTGA
- a CDS encoding thiamine pyrophosphate-binding protein has protein sequence MRYDNGGDLLVAVLRELGIDTVFGIVSVHNLPLVEAVDRELRFVPVRHEASAVNAADAWGRARGSIGCALTSTGTGAGNAAGSLIEALSAGSPVLHVTGQVESEFLGSGRGFIHETKDQLGMLEAVSAYAASVPDAASAGRILREAAHAALAVPGGPASVEWPVDLQYAAQSDTPVALPPQVLPVPGDAGLAAAGALLASARRPLIWAGGGARTARAELTALLEATGAGLLTSNSGRGTVPEDHPQVVGNFATAPAARALLADADVLLTVGTHFRSNETADYTLEMPAAHIQIDADAAALGRVYPAAHALHGEAAATLAALLPHTRAADAPWTRRVTAVREEVRAALSEGIGPQAAVLAAIRDALPREAVVARDVTIPSSSWGNRLLPMHDPRDNVFPRGGGIGQGLGMGIGAALARPGAPTVVMAGDGGLAVHLGELLTLAQERPRLTLIVFNDGGYGVLRNMQDRYGERRSGVDLVTPDFELLARSCSLPYLRIAAEEHAAPVLAEAVATDGPVLVEVDLAALGPMKNPFTPPVRIPGR, from the coding sequence ATGCGTTACGACAACGGAGGCGATCTCCTCGTCGCCGTCCTGCGCGAACTCGGCATCGACACCGTCTTCGGCATCGTCAGCGTGCACAACCTGCCGCTGGTGGAGGCCGTCGACCGCGAGCTGCGCTTCGTTCCGGTGCGCCACGAGGCGTCCGCGGTGAACGCCGCCGACGCCTGGGGGCGGGCCCGCGGCTCGATCGGCTGCGCGCTGACCTCCACCGGCACCGGCGCGGGCAACGCGGCCGGTTCGCTGATCGAGGCGCTCAGCGCGGGCAGCCCGGTGCTCCATGTCACCGGCCAGGTCGAGAGCGAGTTCCTGGGCAGCGGGCGCGGGTTCATCCACGAGACCAAGGACCAGCTCGGCATGCTGGAGGCCGTGTCGGCGTACGCGGCGAGCGTGCCGGACGCCGCGTCGGCGGGCCGGATCCTGCGCGAGGCGGCGCACGCGGCACTCGCCGTCCCGGGCGGCCCGGCCAGCGTGGAGTGGCCCGTCGACCTCCAGTACGCGGCCCAGAGCGACACTCCCGTGGCGCTGCCCCCGCAGGTCCTGCCCGTCCCCGGCGACGCCGGCCTGGCGGCCGCGGGCGCCCTGCTGGCCTCGGCCCGCCGCCCGCTGATCTGGGCCGGCGGCGGCGCCCGCACCGCCCGCGCCGAGCTCACCGCGCTGCTGGAGGCGACGGGCGCGGGACTGCTCACCTCCAACTCCGGCCGCGGCACGGTGCCCGAGGACCATCCGCAGGTCGTCGGCAACTTCGCCACCGCCCCCGCGGCCCGGGCGCTGCTCGCCGACGCGGACGTGCTGCTCACCGTGGGCACCCACTTCCGCTCCAACGAGACCGCCGACTACACGCTGGAGATGCCGGCCGCGCACATCCAGATCGACGCGGACGCGGCGGCCCTGGGCCGCGTGTACCCGGCCGCCCACGCGCTGCACGGCGAGGCGGCCGCCACCCTCGCCGCGCTGCTGCCGCACACCCGGGCCGCCGACGCCCCGTGGACCCGGCGGGTCACGGCCGTGCGCGAGGAGGTGCGCGCCGCGCTGTCCGAGGGGATCGGACCGCAGGCCGCGGTCCTGGCGGCGATCCGCGACGCCCTGCCCCGCGAGGCGGTCGTCGCCCGGGACGTCACCATCCCCTCCAGCAGCTGGGGCAACCGCCTGCTGCCGATGCACGACCCCCGCGACAACGTCTTCCCGCGCGGCGGCGGCATCGGCCAGGGCCTCGGGATGGGCATCGGCGCCGCGCTGGCCCGCCCCGGCGCGCCGACCGTGGTGATGGCCGGCGACGGCGGGCTCGCCGTCCACCTCGGCGAGCTGCTCACCCTCGCCCAGGAACGGCCCCGGCTGACGCTGATCGTCTTCAACGACGGCGGCTACGGGGTGCTGCGCAACATGCAGGACCGCTACGGCGAGCGGCGTTCCGGCGTCGACCTCGTCACCCCCGACTTCGAGCTGCTGGCCCGCTCCTGCTCGCTGCCGTACCTGCGGATCGCCGCCGAGGAGCACGCCGCCCCCGTCCTCGCCGAGGCCGTGGCGACCGACGGACCGGTCCTCGTGGAGGTCGACCTCGCGGCGCTCGGCCCGATGAAGAACCCGTTCACCCCGCCCGTCAGGATCCCGGGCCGGTAG
- a CDS encoding aromatic ring-hydroxylating oxygenase subunit alpha — MTLSTSATADHIYANGLRNQWHAVVPSRFVAPGGMRKVTALGEQWLLFRRSDGTLAMLADRCPHRGAPLSLGKHLGDRVACWYHGVEVETDGTVSSVPGLPGCNLEGKKLVTSLPVREVSGAILAWFGDEEHPEPAELTLPDPLTDPEADAFLCYAEWDVPWRFAMENLLDPMHGAFLHHDSHTMFDGDTTAKFRIRETDRGYFFEKTDQRGVNFDWVELCRTGVDWVDLSIPYPPSAGPGGPFGIVGMACPVDAGRTGVFFWRYRRVQGWQRDAWRFLYKTLIEKRHWDVLEQDRVMLEAMPADADQRENLYQHDLGVVRLRRLYRTAAEAQSA, encoded by the coding sequence ATGACGCTGTCGACGTCCGCCACCGCGGACCACATCTACGCCAACGGCCTGCGCAACCAGTGGCACGCCGTCGTCCCCTCCCGGTTCGTCGCCCCGGGCGGCATGCGCAAGGTGACCGCGCTCGGGGAGCAGTGGCTGCTGTTCCGCCGGTCCGACGGCACCCTGGCGATGCTCGCCGACCGCTGTCCCCACCGCGGCGCCCCGCTGTCGCTGGGCAAACACCTGGGCGACCGGGTGGCCTGCTGGTACCACGGCGTCGAGGTGGAGACCGACGGCACGGTCTCCTCCGTGCCCGGCCTGCCCGGCTGCAACCTGGAGGGGAAGAAGCTCGTCACCTCGCTCCCGGTCCGCGAGGTGTCCGGCGCGATCCTCGCCTGGTTCGGCGACGAGGAGCACCCGGAGCCGGCCGAGCTGACCCTGCCGGACCCGCTGACGGACCCGGAGGCGGACGCGTTCCTGTGCTACGCGGAGTGGGACGTGCCGTGGCGCTTCGCCATGGAGAACCTGCTCGACCCGATGCACGGCGCGTTCCTGCACCACGACTCCCACACGATGTTCGACGGCGACACCACCGCCAAGTTCCGCATCCGGGAGACCGACCGGGGCTACTTCTTCGAGAAGACCGACCAGCGGGGCGTCAACTTCGACTGGGTCGAGCTGTGCCGCACCGGCGTCGACTGGGTCGACCTGTCCATCCCCTACCCGCCGTCGGCGGGCCCCGGCGGGCCGTTCGGCATCGTGGGCATGGCCTGCCCGGTCGACGCGGGGCGCACCGGCGTCTTCTTCTGGCGCTACCGCCGGGTCCAGGGCTGGCAGCGGGACGCCTGGCGCTTCCTCTACAAGACGCTGATCGAGAAGCGCCACTGGGACGTGCTGGAGCAGGACCGCGTGATGCTGGAGGCCATGCCGGCCGACGCCGACCAGCGGGAGAACCTCTACCAGCACGATCTGGGCGTGGTGCGGCTGCGCCGCCTGTACCGGACGGCCGCCGAGGCCCAGTCCGCCTGA
- a CDS encoding LacI family DNA-binding transcriptional regulator, producing MAQTVSIKEVARLADVSVGTVSNVLNRPEKVAESTRIRVQTIIEQTGFVRSESARQLRAGSSRMLAMLVLDMGNPFFVSVAKGAERAARDAGLGVMLGNSAGSGDEEAYYLSLFAEQRVRGVLVTPADHSGHHVREFARHGIPFVHVDRLVPEADGCSVSVDDVAGGTLAVRHLLAAGHRSVTYISGPMGLPQCRDRHAGALAALAEAGLPADALRHVETARLDVASGIDAASRLLGLRERPTALFCANDLLALGVLQSLYAAGVRVPDDMAIVGYDDIEFAAAAVVPLTSVRQPSARMGRTAAELLIEETGEDAAEHRHRAIVLQPELVVRGSTLRRPG from the coding sequence GTGGCGCAGACGGTGAGCATCAAGGAAGTCGCCCGGCTCGCCGACGTGTCGGTCGGCACCGTGTCCAATGTGCTCAACCGGCCGGAGAAGGTGGCGGAGAGCACCCGGATCCGGGTCCAGACGATCATCGAGCAGACGGGGTTCGTCCGCAGCGAGTCGGCCCGCCAGCTCAGGGCGGGCAGCAGCCGCATGCTGGCCATGCTCGTGCTCGACATGGGGAACCCGTTCTTCGTCTCCGTCGCCAAGGGCGCGGAGCGCGCCGCCCGTGACGCGGGCCTCGGCGTGATGCTCGGCAACAGCGCGGGCAGCGGCGACGAGGAGGCGTACTACCTGTCGCTCTTCGCCGAGCAGCGGGTGCGCGGGGTGCTCGTCACCCCCGCCGACCACAGCGGGCACCATGTCCGCGAGTTCGCCCGCCACGGCATCCCGTTCGTCCACGTCGACCGGCTGGTCCCGGAGGCCGACGGCTGCTCGGTCTCGGTGGACGACGTGGCCGGTGGCACCCTGGCGGTGCGCCATCTGCTGGCCGCGGGGCACCGCTCGGTCACCTACATCAGCGGCCCGATGGGCCTGCCCCAGTGCCGCGACCGGCACGCCGGCGCGCTCGCGGCCCTCGCGGAGGCGGGGCTGCCGGCCGACGCGCTGCGGCACGTCGAGACGGCCCGCCTCGACGTCGCATCCGGCATCGACGCGGCCTCCCGCCTGCTCGGCCTGCGCGAACGCCCGACCGCGCTCTTCTGCGCCAACGACCTGCTGGCCCTCGGCGTGCTCCAGTCGCTGTACGCGGCGGGTGTCCGGGTCCCCGACGACATGGCGATCGTCGGCTACGACGACATCGAGTTCGCGGCCGCCGCCGTGGTGCCGCTGACCTCGGTGCGCCAGCCCTCCGCGCGCATGGGACGGACCGCCGCCGAGCTGCTGATCGAGGAGACCGGCGAGGACGCGGCGGAGCACCGGCACCGCGCGATCGTGCTCCAGCCCGAGCTCGTCGTGCGCGGGTCCACGCTGCGCCGCCCCGGCTGA
- a CDS encoding SHOCT domain-containing protein gives MDDYPLLNVFLSMLWFFLWVMWFFLLFKVCTDIFRDRTMGGWGKAGWLVFVLVLPYLGVFVYLIARGRSMGERDVEQLKEQDAAFREYVRKAAGGQGGGSTVDELHRLAALKDKGDISPAEFERAKAQVLAGAGGGPSAGAAGATASAGTPGGPAQGV, from the coding sequence ATGGACGACTACCCGCTCCTCAACGTCTTCCTCTCGATGCTGTGGTTCTTCCTGTGGGTCATGTGGTTCTTCCTCCTGTTCAAGGTGTGCACCGACATCTTCCGGGACCGCACCATGGGCGGCTGGGGCAAGGCCGGCTGGCTGGTCTTCGTGCTCGTCCTGCCCTATCTCGGCGTCTTCGTCTACCTGATCGCCCGGGGCCGGAGCATGGGCGAGCGGGACGTCGAGCAGCTCAAGGAGCAGGACGCGGCCTTCCGCGAGTACGTCCGCAAGGCCGCCGGCGGCCAGGGCGGCGGCAGCACGGTCGACGAACTGCACCGGCTCGCCGCGCTGAAGGACAAGGGCGACATCTCCCCGGCGGAGTTCGAGCGCGCCAAGGCCCAGGTGCTCGCCGGCGCGGGCGGCGGCCCGTCCGCCGGTGCCGCCGGCGCCACTGCGTCGGCCGGCACCCCCGGCGGACCGGCCCAGGGGGTCTGA
- a CDS encoding PDR/VanB family oxidoreductase, which yields MSDNPSELIVRRMTWEAEGVLSVELAHPEGKPLPAWTPGAHLDVHVGGQIRQYSLCGDPQDPDVYRIGVLNEPSSRGGSRFVHTTLRPGQRVTVSEPRNHFALEDAAGYVLVAGGIGITPLLAMAREAARRGVAWRLVYGGRSRASMAFTGELAALGGDVTLVPQDELGHIDLDAALGGLPDGTLVYSCGPEPLLAAVEERCPAGLLRLERFAAPVVERTGDEASFEVECRTSGVTFGVGPDTSILEAAEAAGLSVDSSCRDGICGSCETRVLDGTPDHRDFLLSEAEHAAGASMMICVSRCASGRLVLDL from the coding sequence ATGAGCGACAACCCGTCCGAGCTGATCGTCCGCCGTATGACGTGGGAGGCCGAGGGCGTCCTGTCCGTCGAACTCGCCCACCCCGAGGGCAAGCCGCTGCCCGCCTGGACGCCCGGCGCCCACCTCGACGTCCATGTCGGCGGCCAGATACGCCAGTACAGCCTGTGCGGCGACCCCCAGGACCCGGACGTGTACCGGATCGGCGTCCTCAACGAGCCCTCCTCGCGCGGCGGCTCGCGCTTCGTGCACACCACCCTGCGGCCGGGACAGCGCGTCACCGTGTCCGAACCGCGCAACCACTTCGCGCTCGAGGACGCGGCGGGCTACGTCCTCGTCGCCGGCGGCATCGGGATCACCCCGCTGCTGGCGATGGCCCGCGAGGCGGCCCGCCGGGGCGTGGCGTGGCGGCTGGTCTACGGCGGCCGCAGCCGCGCCTCGATGGCCTTCACCGGTGAACTCGCCGCGCTCGGCGGCGATGTCACGCTCGTCCCGCAGGACGAGCTCGGCCACATCGACCTGGACGCGGCGCTCGGCGGCCTGCCCGACGGCACGCTGGTGTACTCCTGCGGCCCGGAGCCGCTGCTGGCCGCCGTCGAGGAGCGCTGCCCGGCCGGTCTGCTGCGGCTGGAGCGGTTCGCCGCGCCCGTCGTGGAACGCACCGGCGACGAGGCGTCGTTCGAGGTCGAGTGCCGCACCTCGGGCGTGACCTTCGGCGTCGGCCCGGACACCTCGATCCTGGAGGCCGCCGAGGCGGCCGGGCTGAGCGTGGACAGCTCCTGCCGCGACGGCATCTGCGGCTCCTGCGAGACCCGGGTGCTCGACGGCACCCCCGACCACCGCGACTTCCTGCTGAGCGAGGCCGAGCACGCGGCGGGCGCCAGCATGATGATCTGCGTCTCGCGGTGCGCCTCCGGCCGGCTCGTCCTCGACCTGTGA
- a CDS encoding LacI family DNA-binding transcriptional regulator produces the protein MARGVGMKDVASEAGVSLGTVSNVVNRPETVAEETRLRVLLTIERLGYVRSESARQLRAGRSRTLGMLVLDMANPFFVDVAAGAERSARDAGLGVMLCNSAESPHEEAEYLTLFCEQEVRGVLVTPADATGRNLAAFRRHGIPFVCVDRALPSADGCSVSVDDIAGGALAARHLVGRGHREIVYVSGPMHLAQCRDRREGALLALAESGLPAGALRQVEAARLDAAAGRDAGARLLGMAALPSAVFCANDMLALGVLQSLYGAGVRVPDDVALVGYDDIEFAAAAAVPLTSVRQPAFHLGRTAARLLIEETGDEAAAHRHEQIVLQPELVVRDSTLGGRRG, from the coding sequence ATGGCGCGCGGCGTGGGCATGAAGGACGTGGCGAGCGAGGCGGGCGTCTCGCTCGGCACGGTCTCCAATGTGGTCAACCGCCCGGAGACGGTCGCCGAGGAGACACGGCTGCGCGTGCTGCTGACGATCGAACGCCTCGGCTACGTCCGCAGCGAGTCCGCGCGCCAGCTCAGGGCCGGCCGCAGCCGCACCCTGGGGATGCTCGTCCTCGACATGGCCAACCCGTTCTTCGTGGACGTCGCGGCGGGCGCCGAGCGCTCCGCCCGTGACGCGGGCCTCGGCGTGATGCTCTGCAACAGCGCGGAGAGCCCCCACGAGGAGGCCGAGTACCTGACCCTCTTCTGCGAGCAGGAGGTCCGCGGTGTGCTGGTGACGCCCGCGGACGCCACCGGCCGCAACCTCGCCGCCTTCCGGCGCCACGGCATCCCGTTCGTCTGCGTCGACCGGGCCCTGCCCAGCGCCGACGGCTGCTCGGTGTCCGTGGACGACATCGCGGGCGGCGCGCTGGCCGCGCGCCACCTGGTGGGGCGCGGACACCGGGAGATCGTCTACGTCAGCGGCCCGATGCACCTCGCCCAGTGCCGCGACCGCCGCGAGGGCGCCCTGCTGGCCCTGGCGGAGAGCGGTCTGCCGGCCGGCGCCCTGCGGCAGGTGGAGGCCGCGCGTCTGGACGCCGCCGCAGGACGGGATGCCGGCGCGCGGCTGCTGGGCATGGCCGCCCTGCCGTCGGCGGTCTTCTGCGCCAACGACATGCTCGCCCTCGGGGTGCTCCAGAGCCTCTACGGGGCGGGCGTGCGCGTCCCCGACGACGTCGCCCTGGTCGGGTACGACGACATCGAGTTCGCCGCGGCGGCGGCCGTCCCGCTGACCTCGGTGCGGCAGCCGGCCTTCCATCTCGGGCGCACGGCGGCGCGGCTGCTGATCGAGGAGACGGGGGACGAGGCGGCGGCGCACCGGCACGAGCAGATCGTGCTCCAGCCGGAACTGGTGGTCAGGGACTCGACACTGGGCGGCCGCCGGGGGTGA
- a CDS encoding SDR family oxidoreductase, translating into MDLGLAGRTVVVTGGSSGVGLATVRALLDEGARVATCGRDAGRLEKAAAGLGAGPDRLLTAVCDVRDAGAVRGFVERAAGEFGGVDGLVNNAGQSRMKGLDDSTDEDWRDELELKFAGVLNPLHAARPYLAASGAGSIVNINAVLAKQPETRLITTSAARAGILNLSKSLSVELAGEGIRVNSVCLGLVDTGQWTRRHAAAGGPLGYEEWQAELAADRGIALGRLGRADEVAYAVVALLSPRASYITGTSIDVCGGVSRSIL; encoded by the coding sequence ATGGATCTGGGACTCGCCGGCCGCACGGTCGTGGTCACCGGCGGCAGCTCGGGCGTCGGCCTGGCCACCGTCCGCGCCCTGCTCGACGAGGGCGCCCGCGTCGCCACCTGCGGACGCGACGCCGGCCGACTGGAGAAGGCGGCCGCCGGCCTCGGCGCCGGGCCCGACCGGCTGCTGACCGCCGTGTGCGACGTACGCGACGCCGGCGCCGTGCGCGGCTTCGTCGAGCGCGCCGCCGGGGAGTTCGGCGGCGTCGACGGGCTCGTCAACAACGCCGGGCAGTCCCGGATGAAAGGGCTCGACGACTCCACGGACGAGGACTGGCGCGACGAACTGGAACTGAAGTTCGCCGGTGTGCTCAACCCGCTGCACGCCGCCCGGCCGTATCTCGCGGCGTCCGGCGCGGGCAGCATCGTCAACATCAACGCGGTGCTGGCCAAGCAGCCGGAGACCCGGCTGATCACCACCAGCGCCGCCCGCGCCGGCATCCTCAACCTCTCCAAGTCCCTCTCCGTGGAACTGGCCGGCGAGGGCATCCGGGTCAACTCGGTGTGCCTGGGGCTCGTCGACACCGGCCAGTGGACCCGCCGTCACGCCGCCGCCGGAGGCCCGCTGGGCTACGAGGAGTGGCAGGCGGAACTGGCCGCCGACCGGGGCATCGCCCTGGGGCGGCTGGGGCGGGCCGACGAGGTGGCGTACGCGGTCGTCGCGCTGCTGTCGCCCCGCGCCTCGTACATCACCGGCACCAGCATCGACGTCTGCGGCGGCGTGAGCCGCTCCATCCTCTGA